The genomic region TTAAAGTTGATGATAAATACGAAGTGGAATTGCCTAACTCATTTACTAAAAGAGCAAATCTATATGATGATGCTTCCCTTCAGTATGCCAATAACCGATCGGAGGTTTTTGTGGCAATTATAGATGAGGATAGAGATGAGACGAATGATATACTTTATGAAGTACTGAAAGACTCATTAGCAAATACATCGAAGAAGGCTTTTTTGAAATCTTTTTCTTTGAATGACTACTTTAATATTTGCAAGAAGGGCTGGTCGGATGCAAAGATGATGTATCCTGCACCTAAGGAAATAAAGAAGGTAATGATTAATGATCGCCCAGCTTTTGTAGTAGAAACGACAGAGAATGTAAATGGCAATGAGGTTTATTATATTGTTGCAATCTTAGAGACTGATAAGGCTTATTATCAAATTTTTACTTGGACATTGGACAGTAAGAAGGATAAATATAGCCAGCAGATGAAAGATATTATTAATTCATTTGATGAGTTGTAATAAAAAAGCCCTGACTTCTCAGGGCTTTTTTATTGTGACCTCGACAGGATTCAAACCTGTAACCTTCTGAGCCGTAATCAGATGCGCTATTCAGTTGCGCCACGAGGCCATTGTTCTATTAGTTATTACGGGTGCAAAGGTACGACCTTTTTTTAAACTACCAAATTTTTTAAGGACTTTTTTCTAAAAAAAATATTTATACTCTAATCCATAGTTACTTTCTTGGCCTTTAGAAACCCTTATAAATGCTTAGTAAGCATTGTGTTAAAACGTTGATAGGGTTAGCTTCTTTTTGATATATATTTAGAGTGTTTCTTAGTTGCAATTTATATTTTTTTACTACCTTTGCACTTCAATCAGAAGTATTAGATATGTCAGTGAAAGCCACACTCGCAAAGGTATTTGCCGCCTTGGTAAAGCGAAAAATCAATCGATGGGCAGCCGACCCTATTGCCACCCAGCAACAAGTGTTCCACAGCCTGATCGCTAAGGCTCAAAACACCGCCTTTGGCACCGACCATCGCTTTGCCGAAATTCATTCCTATGCCGATTTCACCCAGCGCATACCCATCCGCGACTACGAGGCTCTCAAACCCTATATCGACAGGGTTGTAGAGGGCGAACGCGACGTGCTCTGGCGCGGCAAACCGCTTTACTTCGCCAAAACCTCAGGCACTACCAGCGGTGCCAAATACATCCCTATTACCAAAGAATCAATGCCCCACCATATCGAGGCAGCACGCAATGCCATTCTCTGCTATATCAACGAGACGGGGCGCGCCGATTTCGTCGATGGCAAAATGATATTCCTGCAAGGAAGCCCTATTTTAGAGGAGAAAAACGGCATCAAACTCGGTCGCCTTTCGGGTATCTCAGCCCACTACGTCCCCGCTTACCTGCAACGTAACCGAATGCCTTCCTACAAAACCAACTGTATTGAGGATTGGGAAACTAAAATCGACGCTATTGTCTCAGAGACCTTTACCCAAGATATGACCCTCATCAGTGGTATCCCTTCCTGGGTGCTGATGTACTTCGAACGCCTCGTAAAATGCTCGGGGCTACCCGTGGGCAAACTCTTCCCCGACTTCTCCCTCTTTATCTACGGAGGGGTAAACTATGAGCCCTACCGCCAAAAGTTCGAGTATCTTATCGGCAGAAAGGTCGATAGCATTGAGCTTTACCCCGCCAGCGAAGGCTTTTTTGCTTTCCAAGATAGCCAAAAGGAGAAGGGAATGCTACTGCTGCTCGCCTCAGGCATCTTTTATGAGTTCGTGGAGGCGGACACCTTCTTCACCGATACGCCTAAGTGTGTACCCCTCAGCGAAGTGCAACTTGGGGTGAATTACGCCCTTGTGATCTCCACCAATGCAGGCTTATGGCGCTATAGCATCGGCGACACCGTGCAGTTTACCTCCCTTGCCCCTTACCGCATTGTGGTTACAGGGCGCATCAAGCACTTTATCTCTGCCTTTGGTGAGCACGTCATCGCCAAGGAAGTGGAAGAGGCACTGCAACAAACCTTAGAGGGCACTGAGGCGCGTGTAACCGAGTTCACAGTCGCACCGCAAGTAACGCCCCCCCAAGGACAACTGCCTTACCACGAGTGGCTCATTGAGTTCGAGAACGAGCC from Capnocytophaga haemolytica harbors:
- a CDS encoding GH3 auxin-responsive promoter family protein, translated to MSVKATLAKVFAALVKRKINRWAADPIATQQQVFHSLIAKAQNTAFGTDHRFAEIHSYADFTQRIPIRDYEALKPYIDRVVEGERDVLWRGKPLYFAKTSGTTSGAKYIPITKESMPHHIEAARNAILCYINETGRADFVDGKMIFLQGSPILEEKNGIKLGRLSGISAHYVPAYLQRNRMPSYKTNCIEDWETKIDAIVSETFTQDMTLISGIPSWVLMYFERLVKCSGLPVGKLFPDFSLFIYGGVNYEPYRQKFEYLIGRKVDSIELYPASEGFFAFQDSQKEKGMLLLLASGIFYEFVEADTFFTDTPKCVPLSEVQLGVNYALVISTNAGLWRYSIGDTVQFTSLAPYRIVVTGRIKHFISAFGEHVIAKEVEEALQQTLEGTEARVTEFTVAPQVTPPQGQLPYHEWLIEFENEPADMSAFALALDKAMQQQNTYYYDLIQGKVLQPLKITRVEKGGFNAYMKTQGKLGGQNKIQRLANDRSIAEKLPLL